CAACAATACAGACAAAAGTTTCGGGGCTTAGCCCATCATCAATGTCATTAGTCCACATGAGCTTATATTTCTACATATCCGCTAATCAGAAAATGAATACCACATTTGCTTGTGAAAAGATCATGTAcgaagaagatattttgtttaattttcttaccataaatatataaaaaaatgtattatcattagtaatatgttttGCTAATGACTTCTTTTAAACAACTTAAAAGACGATTTTCtcgattccagattttcaaatattatCTCGGCCATATATTGtgctatcctaacaaaccatacatcaagcTATTCAGCTGTCAGATGATGTATAATTCTCAATTTagaaaaattgacccttatgattgtggtccagggtcacatttatttaatttaaagtttTGTATACAGGAAGAAACAGCATTATAGACGTGACATTTCTCTATTATGGGTGTGACAATTCTCCATGTATGTGTGGACAGGGCCTAAGACAttcatacatttatatttagtcttttagcagatgcttttgtccaaagcgatttacaaattagagcaacacaagaacagcaatagtGCACATAGTGAGCTAGTCTCATCAAACAGTATTCATAGCCAAGGGTTAGttaggtttttttattttaatgacagACATTAAGCTCTGTATTAGTAAGGAAGGTGTTGGCggaacactgaaaaaatgattcattcaatttactccattttttaaggtaagtggttgcaatcaatctatttaagctacattttaacattttattttactaatcttttttgtttaaatgtagcttaaataaattaattgcaaccatttaccttaaaaaatggagtaaattaaatgaatcattatTTTCAGTGAAGAGAGGTTCTTAAAGATGGCTACAGAGTCAGCAGATCTTGCATGTagcggttttccggacagggcttatcctatagtctcagactaaaatggatgtttgagctgctatcatttaaaaacaccttgtaatttaaaaacatctaattttaacatattttgttGACAACATTTTACGATGCACACctatatgtttgtaaaaacttcggtatgtttgtaaaaacttcttaaatgacctaatattaataaggcctaatcctggattaacctaaacctgtccgggaaaccgccccacaaagtaatataattataaatgaattaaaacTAGAAAATCTTTGAACTCAGTTAACTAGGTGGAGATTTTGGACAAAGCAATTGATGTTTCAAATTAAATCAACTTAATGTAATCAATATAatcaattatatattttatatttttatttttataaaattatataatatagcTAAATTATATTGCAATTACTAGACATTTAAGGTTAAATGTCAATCTTTGCcgccttaatttttttcttgaatcaactcagatttacaagtcacgtcaacttactattattgatcttgacaagagatgagttgctacaacttataaaatgaaattGCCTTCTTtcttatacactgtaaaaaaatgcaacatgaagttaaaacaacgttgttttgcaagtcaattcaacctactattttaagttttggcttgtgaagagttgacataacttataaaatcacaTTGAAATTGTTAAACAtagttttttaagttaaagtaacataaaaatattaatttgacaaaatgcaaaaaatgtttttttacagtgtattatatattattgatATTTAAGTTATAagaactcatctctagtcaagagaaattagtaaattaaaattatttgtaaatctgagttgattcaactaaACATTTCAAGAcagcaaagaattttttacagtgtattaatgTTTTAGTTCACATTACTGTGTAGTGTAAAATAGATGATTTTCACTATAGCTTCAGTCTTTGGACTGTATGCTGTATGACCTTAACAAGCATCTTAAGGTCAATCTGGTTATGTAAATGACCTGAAACAGCTCTGATAAGTGAATAAATTGTTGTTTATTCAATTCCTTTTAAAAGTAAAACCTAAACCTAGTAAGGTAGTAAGGtagtaaaatgtaaagtatGACTTACCGTCTATCTCCTCATCAGCCAACGGGCGTTCCTGTAAAAGCATTTAGAGTTAGTTTCTTTGTGCATTTTCATCAAAACAAACTGTTGGTGTCAGTGTATCGGGAATACTTGTTAAATAATTCTTCCAAACAAGGAATTTCTAGGAAGAATAACTTGCCGTAACTAAATGGATAAATAAAAAGGATAAAACATACTTACAACTCTTTTAGCTCCTCTTAGGAAAATGCAGGCTGGCCCCAGACTCATATCTGACAGCCTCGTATATCTACCTGttaaaatatttgcatttatgtcaAAAAAACTATTGCATTAACAAACATTAGTAATAATATTCTAATAAGCATACACATTTACAGGAGTTACAACTGAAGGTTGTGAAACACTCATAACTGAGACACTgtgtgtcactttaaataaaagtggCAGCATGAATGTAaagattataaaatataataaaaactataaGTAAAATTATCATGTTAAAAATATGTAATCCATCTTTTGCTAAGAATGACGTCTCATATAGTCATTTAGCTacattaaaaaagttttgaagTTTTAAACACAAGCTCACCTGTTCCCTCAGTTCCTCTGTACAACAGTGATCCTCAGTTCTCTTTAGCTTTGTGTTTGTCTCTCCTCTCTGTCCCTCTGTTCACATTTCTCTGAGGAGGAGCGAAAACAACCTTCCTCACTGTCAGTCAACAGCCTCTAAATGATTCAATGATACAGAGAGGGAGGGAGTGTGTAAGAGAGGAAGACAGTAAGTGAATGAATGAGTACTTGAATGACAGTGGGAAAGacagcaagagagagagagagagagataaagagatAAATCAAATCCATAAGCAGATCCAAGAAAAATGTCTGTGATTTTGCGAATTTTATGTTTCTTCTATATATTGTACAGGATGTTCATTTCCATTTCAACATGTCTGttgttgaatgaataatttagATATATCAACAtctgtatttgttaaaaaaaaacaataataattcaCATTAGGCTTATCAAACTTTTTGGAAAATGTATAGGTTTGTAACACTAAAAATGcatgtttcttttttatttttacatcaatgccagtgtatgattattattttaaactcgCATGTGTTTTGCATTAAAGGTTTATGTAAGGATGACAgaattatgtaatttaaaaatattagtgaCACACATACATGGTCAGTGAGTTTGTTATGTAAATTGCTAATGCTCAGCATTTTCTTGATTCCCGAAATGTATTTCCAGTAATCCCAGAGCTGTCCACGCTCACCACCAATACTGGTATATATGCTAGATTAACAGCTCATTTTTGACAGCGAGAGAGCGCATCTGAAAAGAGGATTAGTAACAGTCGAAAAGATAAAATAATAATGTCTGATAAAATGAAATATACTGACAAGAATGTAGAGAAGATATCTAAGTAGATGAAAATGTTTGAAATGGCTCGATCACAGAGACTGATGCCGGAACTGCACTAAAATCAcaatgtacactctaaaaaatatagCTTGGACAAAAAAAACACGTTTTGCATCAATTATTTTGAGTTAAGAAAACTACTTCAGAAATTAATTCCAGCCAACAAACTATAATAAGTTGGATGTACTTTAAAAAATGTCGCTGAATACTCataaaaattaagttgttttaacgagtggcaaccttccgatctctctagtGAAGCCaaacggaagtgacttaaactgcaattcatcgactggccgcttgaggctggctcccaAAGGGTGTCAATTCCCGTAGACTCGCATGTTAAAAAtgtccaactttacagtagaaattaatatgtttacagcctggtacaaaaactgtttttggtctatatagctaattttgcccttgttgacaactgtgaggggggtgaattattttgtaactcctccgtttaaattatattaagccttaaagttctgcataattaagggcatgGCCACTGGAGTGACTtttgaactgccactgctgtcactagactcgcgctaggcgggcgtggtttcacctcagcttcacccatgtcccgcctctttacccattttcggttatccgcgagtgattcgcggggacgcgcggccaagatggcgacggcaggcaacgcctactttaagcttcagaaacgatcttcacaaaccaatgggtgacgtacCGAACACTACGTCaatatttttttacggtctatggttttaacttgttttttgcattttaaatttgattCAATCGTGGACACTGATTTACACAAAACTACTAAAATTattcaaacttttttatttaacaacaCTTGTCAGGTTGCAGAAGACAACCAgttttagcatttttatcaaaatgccatCTGATTAAAACAGCAAGATAATGCTCGGTGAGTCTGTTCTCAACTTGAGCAAATGCTCTATTCTTCAGCACAATGGCAACCTCTTAAAAATCAACAACATAACAGAAAATCTTTTAAATACCAAAAGTACAGAACAATATTCATTAAAAGTCTTCTCATGTTTTCATCTTGATaagaaatgcataaaataacaccatATTTCTACATTTACTCTCATTATcaagtcccatgcaaagcatgctgggaacctgAAGTTATCAAGCTAAATGCATCGAGTTGCTACAGCTtaagtaatgttttaaacaaactaaCACAGACAATTAATTTGAAGTTACACACAATATTAACTTGATGTAACTATCAACATTATTATGTCTGGACAACTCAATAAAAACCGTTTACAACTTTAAATCTTTCAATAAATCAATTATTTAGAATTTTTAACTTGCACCAATGCATTAAATTAAATAGTGGCAACAGATCGcctgaattatttttttagagtgtacttacATTTACAGTTTTCTGTAAAtccagaaagaaagaaaaaaaagtgtaaaataccaaataaATTCAACCTCACACAGTACAAATGAATATAAGCCATTTATAAACAAAAGAGACAAAACCAAACTATTAATATCTCTGGATATTGaaaatggagagagagagagagagagatataggtgtgtgtgtgtgtgtgtgtgtgtgcatataaaACGTTTGATGGCTGTTTAatcttgttttgtgtttgtgatAGTAAAATGGTGGGATTATGACATctgtttaaaagctgttttattgATAGTAGAAGATTGGTTTATCAAACTAAGTACTAAAAACATCATCAGTGACCTCAGCATTCTCCATCACTGTATTTCAGGAACTCACCCCTCTCAtgcattttttaatcattggTCCCCTGAGCCCCTTTGTGACATTGTATCATTCTTCTAATTTTCAGTGCAGTACAATATAGTTGCTGACAGAGGAGACCCATGTACCCCCAGGTGTGTGCTGAGTGATCGTCTTGCTGTGTGCATGCTTGCATTTCAGTAATCACCAGCGACTAGAAGgtgtttaactttaaacaaatactttattttaattatgtCAGTTTAGTTAATAACACACTTATATTGCAGAATAGTCATTAAATGCATTGTTGGCTACATGCATGCAAGTAATCCGGTTCTATACAGTATATAGTCTTTAGTGTGAGCTTCTGAAAATAAATCACCATCTGATGTAATAAAACAACTTCACACTTGTACAGTATTTACGGATAACCATAAACATCACAGTATACATCAGAAATGTCAAGATAGGAAAAGAAACATCAGGCACAAAAACCACGAAACACGAGTGCAGAATTTTCCAGACAGGCACAGGTCAGATATGATATAAAGTATAAAAACtgtttgtgtttcatcacagtATCTCTGCGTGCTCAGAATTACAGAGCACAACATGGTCTATAAGCTGTCTTATCTGTATTCCTGGTTGTATAATGATTTCGCAAACTGCTGCATAGGGACCCTTGAATGGTGCATATTCACAGTGTTGCctttaactaaacaaacaaaaaaaaaacgtttagcTAATTATAAGCATAGTTTTGGCATTTTACATGTGAGAGAGGGTTCGACTGGTGCATCCTGGGAAATAAAGTTGTAACTACTGCTCAGGGGCGAAGATGTAGTCTAATGCCTGCCTCTCTGCCGCAGCCACATTAGGATGCCAGAGGTCCATGCTAAAAATGACCCTTGGACCGTCTTCAGCTCCTCCTAGTGGACAGACATATACAAATTTTGGTTATGTATAACACATGATTTTCTTGGACATACATATTAAACAAAATTAGTTTAATGTGAATTGAAAGCTTTGGACAGTGGTGTTGCCTGACCATTGTGTGAGACTGTGTGCAGGAAAGAGTCATCTACTAGGAGGCAGTGTCCCTCCGACCAACATTGTGGCTCCCCACCCACCACCAGCTCACACTGGGCAGGTGTTTGAAGACCTAAAAGAAAGATAAACATTCCTGTAACTTACTCATGCATACACACATGACATTTTATCACAACAAAATGTAACAATGTTTCTGTCATACCAAGCTGGCAGCGAAGACGAGTGTTTGTAGGACCATAAGCCCCTCCCAGTGTTGCACCAGGGACGAGGATCCAGAAGCCAGCAGACCCCAGAGAGTTACTACTGATGAAGGTTCTGAGAGACAGGAGCGTTCGGTATGTATACGGACATGCACGGCAGTTACCGGCAACACACACTCCGGCATTATAGAGAGGAAACACAGCCTGGCCCTAAGAAGAGAGAAACAAATGAGCTCAGTCAATAACAAATGCAGATATTCTTGCTTCATATGTGAGTCTATAACTACTGAAAATCTTGTTTGTGTGGATATGGCCTCAGCAAACAGAGATCCCAAACAGTGGTGATTtgaaggtgcagtgtgtaatttttaaaaggatctcttggcagaaatgcaaaataatatacaaaactatattatcagacctttttataataaaccgttatgtttttattaccttaaaatgagatgtttttatctacatacactgagggtccccttacatggaagtcgccattttgtgccgccatgtttctacagaagcccttaacggacaaactgtttttactaagttgtctccgatgataacatgtttttctggtgatggctaccgtagcttctctatgcgtttcaaaagcaaggggtgagcagtggactgagctgttggttgcaattcgcaacctcaccactagatgctgctaaaatggacacactgcatctttaaatcTTTCAAAAGAAccatttacccaaaaatgagaatttttacattatttaccACTGCTCCCATGTGCTGGTTATGATAGTTCATTGTGACTATGtctgtaaaaacatttacacgTCTTTCAACATCAACCAGGGCACTTTATAATCTATGAAACAGACTGgtgcatttatttacttttggTCCTTGGTAAGTCCACCCAAACTTTGTATCAATTCCTCTCTGGTACACTGCTTGGAACTCAGCAAGGATTATGGGATAGCTGGCCTCCAGAACCTCAATGTCATGACGATGAGCATCCCTGGGAAAGAAGGGAATGCTGGGAACATCTGGGAGGTAGAAGAGATGAGGCTTCTGAATAGATGGGCGATCATTGATTCTGGCCTAGACAGAAGTtagatacatttttaaatgattatgAAGTACAACATTCTAAACCCTAAACCCTATATGGTTAAAAGGTTCAGTTTATAAAGTCCTCTGCAATCTAGGACCTGCAACCATGTGACACTCTCTTGTGAAacccagactaaagtctcataatttaTGATTAGGAGCATAAAACTTTGATTTGTAAAATTAATGACTGACCTGATTACGTAGGCCTTTGTGAATGCGTCCCATGCCGGCCCAACTGTAGCGTTTTGCATACTCCTGTAGGGCTCTATACAACTTTCTGCTTTCTGCTGCAGCTTCAGTGGGGAAAAGAGCATGGCTCAACACAGGTGTCAGGTAGCTCTCAGGCCCCTCCTCTTCCTCCACTGTTTCCATGGTAATTGTTTTAGGGACGGAGTGCCCAGGGTCAACAGGCGATCGGCTGGATGACCGAGAGAACGAGGAGCGGGTGGAGCTGGTTTTGTGCATTCCGGTATGGGATGGTGGGTCAGACCCTACACGGTAGCAGTAccagaggaagaggaggaggacggTGCATAGCAGTCCGCTGAGGGGTGGACCTCCCAACAGTGCACATGGGGGAAGAGGCACCAAGTCAAGCGACCAGGACATAATGCTGAGAGAGTGAGCATAGAAAGAAGGCATTAAAATGAAATCatcatgtaaaatgtttttctcGTAAACAGGCTCCAGACTGTTTGCCTATGAATTCCATGACCAGAAAAGCACTTGTTACATGATACTTCTCCAGACTGTGaaatcaatatatatatatacactttgACTTATCACTATTCCTTTATGtttatgaattaaaattaaGCTGAGTACAACAGTCACAGACAATTCATCTTTCTGTAATCCAAGCACATCAGTGGTTTTCCAACGTGATTTATGTTGCACTGTTGCATAATGATTCCTCCTGCAGTCAGATTTTATGTTCGTTTTCATGGCGCGCGGATTTCCGGAGTGACGCAAGTGCGACAAGCTACCATTCAAACACTTACTAAAATACTATCTGTGCTGTATGCGTGTGTACTTACCACTTCTCCACACCTTACTCAATCTCTCTTTAACCCTTCGCTTTGACCAAGTCTATTCTGTTGATCTTATTCTCGGTCTGCAGCCCTGTAAACACTGGATTCCGCATTCACTGCTTCCGTAAGGATGAAAGAACGACTCCTCCTTCTTTACGACCGaacatgtttttgtttacatttgtcCATGTACTGACGCATTAAAGggtttattttaagtgtttgtctCCCTCTCTCGCCGTTGGCCGCGGGGCACAGCGCAAGTTTCAGCACTGGGATGCTGGACAGCTCCTATGCAGAGCGCCGTCTATTGGTTTGTTTGACTTAACGCGGCACTGCGCAGAAGCATCGACATATGACgtcaagtaccgcgagagcggttcgaCAGCACACATCTCGCGGTACTTTTATGTCAGTCTGCGCAGCTTAACACATACCAGTTCTACCACATCGCGGCGCTACTTACACGAAGACAAAATACCCTCAAGCCAACCAAACGCATTGACAGTCAACGCGTCAACCAAACGGGTAGCAACTGCCATCTATGCCAGTCTTGCTCACCTGCAAGCATCCCTTAGGCCTAGACCGACAAAAATAAAGGCGAAAATACAAAACTAAGAACGTTTTTCGGACATTGGAAGGAGTATTGTGTGTTCTGGGAGATTGAATGGCAAACGCATAGCTGATGTTAACTGGGCCGGGAGGGTGCGAGTGATTATTTAAAAGCCTTTTGACGCGCAACGCCAGTTGTGGTATTTTGGAGGGGGTGGAGGAGCGACAGACGGAACATCGCGCTAGAATCGCAGCAGCGAGGCtcagaaaaaaacacaacattttgaaGGATTGCAACAGGACGCCTATAGGATACATTTTGACGAACACAAATAAGAGACTGCGTATTGCGGGTGCGTATATTTTCTGTCTCCATCCGTCTTGCATATATTATAGACGGCGCGGTATTTTGGCGAGACCGTTACATAGTCACTTGCGTAAGGATGATATAAATGCACTGATAAAATCAACACACATCCGTTATATTTATAGGCCTATAGCTTTGGTCTTAGTCAGAAAGATGCGCGTTTATCTTAGTCTAGACGGTTTGCTAATGCGTTTTTTGGGGGAATGGGCGTCTTGCGTTATAGGCAGGGATgagagatgttttttttaagatgagAATATATTAGCAGACATCTGAACGTTCAACCCGCAGTGCCAGCAACATCATCTGCACGCATTCTCTGGTGTATGTTATTATATTTGCATATGAATCCACATTCAGTATGTTTTTGAATACTGTTGACATTTGTGTTATGAGCCctatttttatcagcattgGTGTGTGCGGTAAATACTAAATGAGGTTGCTGGTGGTGACTGGGCCACTGACAGATCTGCTCTTGGTTACCTACCTCTTGTGTTAGTGGTGACATCATTGATAGGTGAAGGTGGGCATGACAGAGGCCATATGTCTCGTGCACTGTCAGGCCTTCATGGCCACGCAGGTGACAATACGATTTGAAGTACCACAACGACAGCTGGCACATTATTTTGGGGGatgaactatttttttttttatttttaaaataatattatgtaTAAAAAGTTTCAGAATTGTTTTGAAGAAACAGTAATGCTTTATGGAGCGTGATAATAATTGTtataaaattttttattatagATCACTTTGTCTTATGACATCtctttttacttgttttttcTTATTGTCCTTCTTGCATCCAGGCTGTCCTCCAATCATAAATAATGGTGTCCACAGTTTTTGCTGTGACACTGTATGTCACATTGCTGCATCTGGCTTCAGGTAATGTACAAAAACGTGTGAGTGTTAACTATTCAAGCAAAGTGAATGCACATAGTAGATTTTCTAGTTTAGGTTTAAAATGAGGCCCGTGCATTAAAGagtacaaaataaaaagtaCAAAGTAAAGTAAAACAGTAACTGAAGATAATATTTACAGTgcaatatatacatacattgaggaaaataaatatttgaacaccctgaattttgcaagttctcccacttagaaatcatggaggggtctgaaattgtcatcgtaggttcAAGTCCCCTGTGAAATcacaatatattatttatttgtatgatacagctgcaaataagtgaacacttgtctatcagctagaattctgaccttcaaagacctgttagtctgcctttaaaatatccacctccactccatttattttcctaaattggatgcacctgtttgaggtcgttatctgcataaagacacctgtccaccccatacaatcagtaagaatccaactactaacatggccaagaccaaggAG
This window of the Misgurnus anguillicaudatus chromosome 19, ASM2758022v2, whole genome shotgun sequence genome carries:
- the asphd1 gene encoding aspartate beta-hydroxylase domain-containing protein 2; this encodes MSWSLDLVPLPPCALLGGPPLSGLLCTVLLLFLWYCYRVGSDPPSHTGMHKTSSTRSSFSRSSSRSPVDPGHSVPKTITMETVEEEEGPESYLTPVLSHALFPTEAAAESRKLYRALQEYAKRYSWAGMGRIHKGLRNQARINDRPSIQKPHLFYLPDVPSIPFFPRDAHRHDIEVLEASYPIILAEFQAVYQRGIDTKFGWTYQGPKGQAVFPLYNAGVCVAGNCRACPYTYRTLLSLRTFISSNSLGSAGFWILVPGATLGGAYGPTNTRLRCQLGLQTPAQCELVVGGEPQCWSEGHCLLVDDSFLHTVSHNGGAEDGPRVIFSMDLWHPNVAAAERQALDYIFAPEQ